The nucleotide window TGCTCGTCGGTTAATTCACCTGAGACTTCAATTTTGAAATCATCAATCTCTTCATTCATTTTATTTAAAATAGAAATCACATCTAAACCAGAGCAACCAGCCAAAGAAGATAACATCATGGCTTTAGGAGCCAATCCAAAACGTTCTGTTTGCCCTTCAATATCTGTATCCATTTTTACGGTTTTTCCACTAGGGTTGTCCGATTCAAATGTTAGTCCTCCTTGCCAATGCGTAACTATTTTATGTGCCATTTCTTTTACTTTAATTTTTAGAACTGCTATATTGTACATTCAAAAATACTGAACTCATTTTAACTTTTTGAATTTAAGCGAAAATTAGATGTTTTTTGGTCTGTTGAAGGCTTTTTTAGGTTGCATAGCAGAGCTACGGAAGGAAAAAAAGATAAAATCAGAGCTGAAAACAACAATTTTTTAGCAGATTGAAAAAGTTAAAACGAGTTCTCTACTAAAAAAATAACTATGGCATTAGTAACTCCGTTATCTCCAGAACACGATTTAGAAACCAAAGCATTAGCAGAATTCTTTAATGAAACTTTAGGATTTTGTCCTAATTCGGTCTTAACCATGCAGCGCAGACCAGCTATTAGCAAGGCCTTTATTAATTTGAATAAAGCCGTAATGGCAAACGAAGGTCGTGTAACTTCAGCCTTAAAACGAATGATTGCTTGGGTTAGCAGTAACGCTACTGGTTGCCGATATTGCCAGGCACATGCTATAAGAGCCGCAGAGCGTTATGGTGCCGAACAAGAGCAACTCGATAATATATGGGAGTACAGAACGCATCCTGCTTTTAATGAGGCAGAGAGAGTGGCTTTAGATTTTAGTTTAGCAGCAAGCCAAGTGCCCAATGCGGTTAATGCCGAAATAAAAGAACGTCTCTACCAACATTGGGATGAAGGTGAAATTGTAGAAATGCTTGGAGTAATTTCATTATTTGGGTATCTCAACCGTTGGAACGACTCCATGGGAACAGATATTGAAACCGGAGCTGTAGAGAGTGCAGACCAATACTTAGGCAAACATGGCTGGGAAAAAGGAAAGCATGATGGAACTAAATACTAGATCGTTAGACAATTAGATTTCTAAATAAATTACAACTAAACCTTACCATTTCTGGTAAGGTTTTCTGTTTTATACACTTTACTCATTCATTTAGGTACTTTACTCATTCCTTATTTCTAGTCATTGAAGTTGATTTTACATTTGAAATCAACCAACACAAGCTACTATGGCTAGAATTTCATTTAAAATATTCGTATTGCTCATATTATTCCCAGTGTTCTGTTTTACTCAAGAAGGAACAGTAACAGGCACGCTCACTACTTCATCAGACGGCTTGCCCTTGCCTGGTGCTAGCATATTAATTAAAGGAACTACCAATGGAGTAGTTACTGATTTTGATGGTAATTACAGTATAACATGTAACGTAGGTGATATTATAGTTATTAGCTATGTTGGTATGGATCCAAAGGAAATTGCAGTAACAGCTGATATGTTTGGAGCCGTCCAAAAAACAGAGGTTAAGCGAGTAAAAGTAAAGCTTATTGAAACTGACGCTTACAGTGAAGCTTTAAAAAATAAAAAAAAGAAAAGTTTTAAAATACCCTCTATTGGTGATGCAAAACACCGTTACAATAAGAAAGACTATTACAACTACTTACGCAGGGTTAAAGACATTAATGTTGACCCAAAACATGTTATTCTAACCTATTTTAATCCGGATATTTATTTTCAGGTTGGTGTAAAATCTAACTTAAGTTTTCAATTTGTTAAGGAAAGTAACTTGCCAAAATTACAATCTTCTTTTAGCCAAGGTGCCACCGAAAATGGATCTATAGCTTTTTTAGGACCAGAAACGGGAAATGTCTTTTCCTATGGACCAAACCTAAATACCTTAGAGTTTGACGGAAGTAATTATATATATGACAACAACGGCAGACTGGTTATGCTAGGCAACGGAAATGGCATTAGCTCTAAGCAGTACAACAATAGCGTTTTAAACACAGCTGTTAATAGATTTACCAATGTGTATTTTGATGTTGATACCAATAACTGGACAACCGGAATTGACTTTAGTCATAAAAACACTGATGATATTTTTGGTAGAGCACAAAGTATCAATAACGATCTCGCACTCAACTTTAAAACGCTTAATGATAATAGTGAGAAACTAAACTGGAAATCTTTTGTTAAGTATAGTGACTGGAAAAACAACCAACCTAATATAAATGGATTTAGAAACAACCTCCTTTTAAACGCTTGGGTAACACCTGTGTCTTTTGACAATAGTCAGGGCAGCATTCTACCAGACAATACACAGCGCAGTTTTAGCCCAACCAACTATAACAATCCTGAATGGTTATTTAACAATAAAAACTATGATGCCAACACCTTATTTGTAGCCAACCTAGAAAACGATATAACTATTGGTGATGACTTTTCAATAGGAAGTCAACTTAGCTATAAAACAGCAGAAAACGAGCAAAACTTTGGTTTGTTTACCCATACTGTTGGGTTTGAAAACGGTTATCTCAGTAACAAAACTATAAAAAACAATAGCTTCAATGCTATGTTAGACTTACACTATGAAAAATACTTGGGAGATTTTACCATAGATGTACGTTCTGTTACTAGATTTAAAAATGAGCTATTAGATTATACATTCAAAGAATCTGAAGGATTTGATGCATTTACCTTTTCAAATCCAAACAATGCAAGTGTAATTTCTAATCGTATTAATAGAAATGTGCTAAGACCACATCAATCTATCGCTCTAGAGTATAAGAGACACTCTAAAATTGTATTTAGTAATACCGCGTATATCTCTTCCATTCAGAAAAACAAATTGATTTTACCTTCATCTTTTATAAAAGTTGATTTAGCAGATATTTTAGACATCTATGATTTTAGCGATTTCTCCCTCAGCACAACAAGTGCTTTTGATATTAATGAAATGCCTCTTTTTTACAACAATCAGAGTCATAACAGTCTGCAATTATTACCTTCAGAAAGTCTTAGCTACACTAGTAATATAGATTTATTTATTAACGAAGGCATAGATTTAGAAGAACGACACGATTATTCTTTTAATCTCGATTTAGGTTTTTATTTGTGGGATGTATATTGGGATTTCACTGCAAGCTATTTTGGTTCAAAAACCAAAGGAAGTGTATTTCCTGTTTTGGAAGGCAATCAATTTCAACTTCAAAATATTGCAGATATTACCAATAAAGGTTTAGAGCTACAATTGGATGTTTCTGAAAGGTTTGGCTCTGTGCGTTGGAATAGCAGACTAAGCTTCATGACCAACCAAAATAAGGTTACCAAACTATATAATAATGAAGAGCGTGTGCCAATTGCAGGTTTTCAGAATGTATCTAAAAATTTAATCGTTGGTCAACCGGCTGGTGTTATTGTAGGAACTGCTTTTGAAAGAGACACTCAAAACAACATTATAATAGACAGCAATGGCTACCCAATTGTAGACACAGAACAACAAATTATTGGCAATCCTATACCAGATTTTACTCTTGGTTTTTCTAATCAATTTACCTGGAAGAAATTAAAATTCAATTTCACGTTAGACTACCAAAAAGGCGGAGACACTTGGAATGGCACTCAAAATGTACTCAACTATTTTGGCACATCGCAACAATCTGCAGATCAAAGGAACATTACAAATTATATTTTTAATGGTGTAAATGCACAAGGCAATACAAACACAATTCCTGTAGATTTTTATAATCCTGAAGATGGTATTGAAAACAACCGATTTGTTCGCTATGGCTTCAGTGGTGTTGCAGAAGAAGCCATTGAAGATGCTGGCTATCTTAACCTAAGAACCTTTGAACTTTCTTATGATTTTTCTAAAAACAATCATGATTTTTTCAGACAAGTTGAAATAGGGCTTTACGCTCATAACCTCATCACATTTACAAAATACAGCGGAGCATCTCCTTATTCATCACTTTTTGATACCAATTCTGGACATAATCTTAACTTTTTCAATACTCCTTTAATGAGTGAAGTTGGGCTAAAAGTCATCTTAAAAATATAAATATTATGAAAAAACGTATACAGAACACTAAACTTTTGATGATTGCCGGACTTTGCTTCTTCACGTTGCTGTCTTATAAAGCTTTTGAAGCATTTAATAATCCATTAGAGAAGATATACACACAAACCGACAGACCGTTCTATTTTCCTGGAGAAACCATTTGGTTTAAATCTTACATCGTCGATACAGACAATACTATTACGACCATCAGTGACGTGATGCATGCGGAATTAATTTCGCCTAAAGGTGCTGTTGTTACTTCCTTAAACCTTAATGTAAAACAAGGATATGCTTACGGAAATTTTGATATAAGCTCGGATTGGGTTGGTGGCATTTATACTTTAAAATGCTACACCAATTGGATGCGTAATTATGGTGAAGATTCATTTTTTACCAAAAAAATCACTATACAAAAAGTGGTAAAACCTAAACTGTTACTTAATTTAAAATTCGAAAAAGAAGGCTACGGAAAATCCTCTGAGGTTATCGCAAATCTCGAAGTTAAGGATTTAAAAAATCAACCTTTATCACACACGGAAGTTACGTATAAAGTGAGTGTAAAAGGCACAGACATTATAAATGATGTTGTGGTTACTGATAAAGACGGTAAAGCCAAACCTAGCTTTACATTGCCAGAAGACTTGGAGTCTGTTGATGTGGTTTTAAACGCTTTGGTATATCACAAAGGCACCACAGAATCTATCTCAAGAGCTGTTCCTGTGGTTTTAAACACTATTGACCTTCAGTTTTTGCCAGAAAGCGGCAAAATTGTAGCTGGCACTTTAAACAAAGTTGCCTTTAAAGCTCTTAATGAATTTGGAAAACCAGTAGATCTCAAAGGAGATATTGTTAATGCAAAAGGAGAAACCATTTCAACTTTTGAAAGTTTTCATGATGGCATGGGAAGCTTCAATTTTAACCCAAACAAAGACGAGGTGTATTATGCTAAGATCACAGAACCTTTCCGTTCTGAGGAATTAATTCAGCTACCAAAAGTGTACGAAAACGGTGTTCGGTTTTCTGTTACAACCGACAGTCTATCAACCAATTTAGATATTTTTTCAACCTACAGTACACCTTTATTTCTTGAGGTTTCAAATGCAAGTACATTGCTCTTAAAAAAGGAAATTGGTCTCAAAAAAAATATAGGTTTAAACACTTCAGAATATCCTATGGGTATTACCAAATTCAGTCTAAAAAATGAATATGGCAGTACGTTTGCAGAGCGTTTGGTGTTTCTAAATCCTCACAAAAAACTTCATGTAGACCTCAGCCTAGATAAAGAACAATACAATACCAGAGAGAAAGTAAAACTTACTATAAAAACATATGATGAGAAGCAGAATCCTGTTCCTGCAAACTTATCATTAGCTGTTGCAGATAATAAATTACTGTCCTTTGCGGATGATAAGCAAGACCATATTTTATCTTACGTATTGATGTCTTCTGAATTGAAAGGTAAAATTCATAAGCCAGATTTTTTCATGAATCCAAAAGAGCCAAAATCTAAAAAAGCAATAGATTATGTAATGCTAACGCATGGTTGGCGAGACTATATTAATGCTCCTACAGTTACTAAGGAGAATGCACAATATCTACCAGAACAAAGTGCCATACAAACTGGTGTGGTACTCAATAAAAAAGGAAAACCAACACAAGCACATTTGCTGCTTTTTGATAGTAAGGGAAATAAAGTTTTGGTTTTTGATACCGAAGAAGATGGTTCGTTTGCTTTTAAATTCAACAATAATTATCATTTGACTTTATTAGCCTATAATGACAATGGAGAACATGTTACTATTAAAGAAACAACCTTAAAAAAAGGAAACTATTACAGCCAAACACCAACTAAAACCATAGAAAACAAAGAGAATATTAAATCTTTTATTAAAAATGAAAAACCGCTACAAAAGGCTATTAAACAAAAGGCACAAATCTCTGTCGGTCTAGAAGAAAATAAAAATGGCTTGGACGAAGTTGTCGTTGTGGGTTACAGTATTACACGTAAAAAAAGCTTTGCAGGTGCTGCATCAATTGTGTCTTCAGAAGAGATTGCATCAAATGGTAATTCTGTATTAAATGCTTTGGCTGGTGAGGTTGCTGGTGTAAACGTAATTAATCGTAGTGGACAACCAGGAAGCGCGCCAACGGTTAGAATCAGAGGTTTTGGAAGTGTATCGGGTAATAATCAGCCTCTTATTGTGGTAGATGGTGTGCCTTACGATAGTTCGGCCTTGGGTGACATCAATCCGCAGCTAGTAAATAATGTGGTTATTCTAAAAGATGCTGCTGCAACTAGCATATATGGTTGTAGAGGTTCTAATGGTGTAATTCTTATAAATACAAAACACGGAAAATATCCAAATAGTAGTGGCGCAATAAAACGATTAAATAACAGAGATTATAAAAATTACGCTGTAAAGCAATTTTACCACTATAACCAAAACTACACAAACACTCCAAGAAGTTTCTACATGCCAATTTATGAAGGAAAAAATCTACCAGAAGAGCGTACCGATTTTAGACAAACCATATACTGGAATCCTGTTGTACAAACTAATGCTGATGGTGTTGCCAAAATTGAATTTTATAACTCTGATGCCGTAACGTCGTTTAAAATTTCTGCTGAAGGCATTGGTTATAATGGCCTTGTAGGCAAAGCTGACAAATTATACGCTACCAAGAAATTATTGAACATAGACATTAAAACACCTAATTACATGGTGCTAAATGACACGATTTCATTACCAATTACCATTACAAATGAAACTGAAAAAGCCATGGAAACTAATTTAAAGTTTCTATTACCTGAACATTTAAAGTTGGTATCGTCTATTGACGAAAAACTAAACGTGGAAGCTAAAAACGCTGTCACCAAAACCATAGAAGTTATACCTATTGAAAAGGGTAGAGACTTAAACATTTCCATTCTGGCAGAATCTGAAGATTATAAGGATATCATAAAGAAAAAGGTAACCATTTTAAGCCCTTATTTCCCAACTTCTTTATCACTGTCTGGTTCAGAATCTCAACTGTTTGACTTTGAAATTAACCATGCTGTTAAAAATAGTATTACCACAGAGTTTAATATTTACACAGACATTGTAGGTGATGTTATGGATGGTATTGAGTCATTAATCCGTCAGCCTTATGGATGTTTTGAGCAAACATCATCTTCAACATATCCTAATATTATGGTCTTAAAATACCTTAAGGAAGCTGGCAAAAGCAATCCTGAAATTGAAGCTAAAGCCCTAGATTTTATAAAACAAGGCTACAAAAGACTTATTGGTTTTGAAACTTCTAAAGGTGGTTTTGAATGGTTTGGTCATACTCCTCCTCACGAAACCTTAACCGCTTATGGTATTTTGGAGTTTACCGAAATGAAAGAAGTATATGATGGTGTAAGCGACAAAATGATTTCCAGAACTGTAGATTGGCTTTTAAGCCGAAAAGACGGTAAAGGTGGTTTCAAAAAAAGTAAAAAAGGCTATGATAGTTTTGCTAGTTCTCCAACAGATGTTGCCAACGCCTACATTGTCTATGCATTAAGCGAATCTGGTGTCAATGCAGATTATATGCTAGAATATAACACAGCCTATTTAGATGCTGTAAAGATTAATGACACTTATAAAATGGCATTACTAGCTATGACAAGTCATAACCTCAATAAAGAAGAGAACTTTAAAACACTTTTAACCAAAATAAAAACAAATATTGAGGAGTATGGTTTTGAAAAAATACCTGTAGAAAATACAATTACCAGATCTTACGGCAACTCAAAACAGATAGAAACCGTAGCGCTTACAACATTGGCTTTAATGGATGAAAAAAACGAAAATACTATGCTTGTAACAGAAGGTGTAGATTATCTGATTAAGCAACGTAAAAACAACCGTTTTGGCTCTACACAAGCAACTGCTATGGCTCTTAAAGCTCTGATTAATTACACAAAAAGTCAAAAGCAAAAAATACTTGAGGAAAACGATGATATCACGTTAGTAATTAATGGTAAATCGATAACTAAAAAACTAGAACTTTCAGACGACGGAAAAATTACCATTAACGGTTTTGAGAACTATCTAAAACAAGGAGAACAGACTATTGCAGTTAAGTTCAACAACACAAAGGCAACATTTCCTTATACTTTGAATGTGAATTGGGATAGCACGTTACCAGATAGCTCAAAGGCTTGTCCTTTACAACTCGAAACAACAATTACTGGACAAAACCACATGGTTGGCGATAATGTAAGTTTTAATATCTCTGTTGCAAACACCAATGCAGAACCCTTGGGTATGGTCACCACAATTGTTGGTATACCATCTGGAACAACAGCTCAACCTTGGCAACTAAAAAAGATTTTAGAAGAAAATAAGGTGGCTTTTTATGAGGTTTTTGATAATTATCTGGTGTTTTACTGGCGAGAATTTAAAGCTTCAGAAACCAAAAATATTAGATTAGATTTAAAAGCTGATATTGCTGGCCATTACCAAGCACCTGCTAGTACTGTTTATCTGTATTATGGAGATGAAAACAAAAATTGGATCTCAGGAAATACAGTTGAGATTAAAGATTAGTAATTTCTCATATATTTTAATGTTAAAAAACCTCATCAGAAATGGTGAGGTTTTTTTGATTTATAATCTGTTGAAACCCTTATCAAATCAAATAAGATTATAATTTACAAATCACTGTCCTTTTTTATTATCTGTACTCACTTTAAATTGCAAAAACAATGTCAAAGCAAACTATAGTTGCCTAATTTAATTTGACTTAAAAAACAAATAAATAATGGAAGTATATTTAATATTAGCAGGAAAAGTTTTACTTGTAGAAAGATTAGGGATAAGTAAAATAATTCAAATTGTACTATTAAGAATTCTTTATCCAAAAGCTACCTTGAAAGATCTTGAAAGTTTTATTAAAAACACTAAAACAAAACTTAATTTTCCAAAATTATGGAAGTAGTTCATCTTACTTGTCATTAAGATGTATTACTTCTTCCCACCAACCACAATAACAATCTCGCCTTTTGGTGGTTTGTTGGTGTAATGTTCTAAAACTTCCTTTGCTGTTCCTCTTACAGTCTCTTCATAAAGTTTGGTAAGCTCTCTCGATACGGAAACTAGTCTGTCTTCACCAAAGTACTCACAAAAATGTCCTAAGGTCTTTACTAACTTATGTGGACTTTCGTAAAAAATCATAGTTCGATTTTCTTCTGCTAAAAGTAACAATCGGGTTTGGCGACCTTTCTTTACTGGTAAAAAACCTTCAAACACAAACTTATCGTTTGGTAATCCACTATTTACCAAGGCAGGCACAAAAGCTGTCGCTCCTGGTAAACATTCTACTTCAATATTATTTTCTACACAAGCTCTAACAAGCAAAAATCCAGGATCGGAAATGGCTGGCGTACCAGCATCACTAATCACAGCAATTGTAAGTCCGGACTTTAACTTTTCAATGAGATTATTTACCGTTTTATGCTCGTTATGCATGTGGTGACTTTGCATATGTGTGGAAATTTCAAAATGTTTTAAAAGCTTTCCAGATGTTCTAGTGTCTTCGGCAAGTATAATATCTGCTTCTTTTAAAACGTCAATGGCCCTAAAAGTGATATCCTTTAAATTTCCAATTGGTGTTGGAACTAGGTATAGTTTCATGTGTTATAAATCTTAATCTCAAATTTACAATCTTTTGAATATCTTAACGCAACCATTTGTAAGAAACTACATCTAAATAGAAAACCAACCTGTGAAGAAATCACTTTGTCTTTTATTATTCCTTTTATGTAATGCCTCTTTTTTATTTACCCAAACCACAGATTTATCTATAAACATTGAGGCTCAAAATCTTGATGGCACTCCTATTTCGCAAGTAGATATATATGAAGATTTTCAATATTTAATCACGCTGTCTAATTCTGGTAATACTGTTAGTAACGCAAGTATTTCCATAGATTTTGATGATGAGATTACTATAATTTCAACAAGTTCTCAAAATAATATTAACGGAGCGTCCGATGTTTCAGGTATTGTAATTACAACAAATGTTTTGACAGCTACTGTGGCTAATATGCCCAACAACTCTAGTGTAGAACTCTTGGTTTTAGTCTCTGCGCCAACCAACTTAGGTGGTATTGCAGTTAATGGAACAATAAGTCCACCAACAGGTACCACTGATACAAACACTAGCAATAACCAATCTATTATTTCTATTGACGTGTTGGACATTATTATTGACTTTGAGGTGACTCATAGCCAAATTTCACCTACTCCAGGAACACCTGTTAGTGCTTGGGGAGACCAGGTTACTTATCAATTTACTATTACCAATAATAGTGAGATAGACTTTCCGGTGGACATTATTAGAGGTCGATTAATTTTAACATCAATGGTTGGTAACGGTCAGCCATTTGCACAGTTCATTTCTTTGGAATGCATTGATAGCACTAACGGAACTATGTGTCCTGATCTAACAGGTCTTACTACGGCTTCTACAACTGTAAACTCATCAAATAGCGTTACGGCTCCAACATTATTTAATTTTAATGATGGTGCTGAAATTACTTCAGGAGGAAGCATCACTTTTGAAATGGTTTATCGCTATACCAATTTTTCATGCTCGCCAAACCCGATGCCTATTATGGTTGATAGCTTTATTGAAATAGATTTAAGTCATACTAATGTCTCACCAAACCAATCCAACTTTGTAGAAACTATTCTTCCAAACGCAGACCAATGCCCAACAACAGATGTTTGTATTGAAACCGAAATTATTGATCCCACAGACACTACAGATATAGACTATAATGAAGCCATTACTTTAGTTACAACAGTATGTAATAATGGTCCTTCTGAGGCTCCATTGTTTTTCTTTATTCAAAATTTATCCGCAAATGTCGATTGGGACATCATTTCTGTTAGTTGTACAGCAACTACCGGACTTGTTGCTTGTGAAGATTTTACAATTTCAGATAATGGTCAATTATGGGTTACGAGTGAATTTGTACTGCAACCTAATACTACAATAACTATTGAGACTGTAGTGATTTTTCTTGAACCTCCATGCAACCCGTTTCCAAATCAGGTGGACGCCACAATAAAAAGTCAGATAGTACTCCTACCTACTCAAACTATAGATATAAATCCTGATAATAATTTTTACTATAACTATCTAACACTTCCTACTGAGGAACCTTGCGATGAAGAGGATATTTCTGATATTGAAGTTACAAAAACTCAAATCTTTCCTGAATTACCTATTGGGAGTACGCAAACAAATACTGCAGAATGGGGAGAAATAACCTACGAGGTTACTGTAACTAATGATGGTGATACGGATGAGCCCATACAAGTGCAAGATCACATGCCTGTTCCATTGGGTGATGACGTACCTATCACCGGAACTTTAGTGAGTGTCGAGTGTTCAGGAACAACCGGTACTGCCTCTTGTTTTACTATTGCAAATGCTAACATAGGTGTTAGTTTTGATGGTGTTACTGAAGACGGTAGTTTTGACACTTTTTGGGAAATTTTGCCCGAGGATAATTGGATACTTCCAGCTAATAGTTCAGTGTCGTTTACCGTTACCGTAGATTGGCAGCCAGAATGTTCTACATTACCTATGATTGCTACAAATTACGTGCGAGTAAATTATGTAATCAATGTTCCTGAGACTAATCTAGGCAATAACACTGCCTTTGTACAAACATACTTTGCGCCTTGTATAGATTTAGTAGTACAAACGTATCCTGAATTTGCCCAAGTAGATACTGAAGAAGCTTTTGATTGGATTGTAGA belongs to Winogradskyella sp. J14-2 and includes:
- a CDS encoding carboxypeptidase-like regulatory domain-containing protein, which codes for MARISFKIFVLLILFPVFCFTQEGTVTGTLTTSSDGLPLPGASILIKGTTNGVVTDFDGNYSITCNVGDIIVISYVGMDPKEIAVTADMFGAVQKTEVKRVKVKLIETDAYSEALKNKKKKSFKIPSIGDAKHRYNKKDYYNYLRRVKDINVDPKHVILTYFNPDIYFQVGVKSNLSFQFVKESNLPKLQSSFSQGATENGSIAFLGPETGNVFSYGPNLNTLEFDGSNYIYDNNGRLVMLGNGNGISSKQYNNSVLNTAVNRFTNVYFDVDTNNWTTGIDFSHKNTDDIFGRAQSINNDLALNFKTLNDNSEKLNWKSFVKYSDWKNNQPNINGFRNNLLLNAWVTPVSFDNSQGSILPDNTQRSFSPTNYNNPEWLFNNKNYDANTLFVANLENDITIGDDFSIGSQLSYKTAENEQNFGLFTHTVGFENGYLSNKTIKNNSFNAMLDLHYEKYLGDFTIDVRSVTRFKNELLDYTFKESEGFDAFTFSNPNNASVISNRINRNVLRPHQSIALEYKRHSKIVFSNTAYISSIQKNKLILPSSFIKVDLADILDIYDFSDFSLSTTSAFDINEMPLFYNNQSHNSLQLLPSESLSYTSNIDLFINEGIDLEERHDYSFNLDLGFYLWDVYWDFTASYFGSKTKGSVFPVLEGNQFQLQNIADITNKGLELQLDVSERFGSVRWNSRLSFMTNQNKVTKLYNNEERVPIAGFQNVSKNLIVGQPAGVIVGTAFERDTQNNIIIDSNGYPIVDTEQQIIGNPIPDFTLGFSNQFTWKKLKFNFTLDYQKGGDTWNGTQNVLNYFGTSQQSADQRNITNYIFNGVNAQGNTNTIPVDFYNPEDGIENNRFVRYGFSGVAEEAIEDAGYLNLRTFELSYDFSKNNHDFFRQVEIGLYAHNLITFTKYSGASPYSSLFDTNSGHNLNFFNTPLMSEVGLKVILKI
- a CDS encoding TonB-dependent receptor plug domain-containing protein, with protein sequence MKKRIQNTKLLMIAGLCFFTLLSYKAFEAFNNPLEKIYTQTDRPFYFPGETIWFKSYIVDTDNTITTISDVMHAELISPKGAVVTSLNLNVKQGYAYGNFDISSDWVGGIYTLKCYTNWMRNYGEDSFFTKKITIQKVVKPKLLLNLKFEKEGYGKSSEVIANLEVKDLKNQPLSHTEVTYKVSVKGTDIINDVVVTDKDGKAKPSFTLPEDLESVDVVLNALVYHKGTTESISRAVPVVLNTIDLQFLPESGKIVAGTLNKVAFKALNEFGKPVDLKGDIVNAKGETISTFESFHDGMGSFNFNPNKDEVYYAKITEPFRSEELIQLPKVYENGVRFSVTTDSLSTNLDIFSTYSTPLFLEVSNASTLLLKKEIGLKKNIGLNTSEYPMGITKFSLKNEYGSTFAERLVFLNPHKKLHVDLSLDKEQYNTREKVKLTIKTYDEKQNPVPANLSLAVADNKLLSFADDKQDHILSYVLMSSELKGKIHKPDFFMNPKEPKSKKAIDYVMLTHGWRDYINAPTVTKENAQYLPEQSAIQTGVVLNKKGKPTQAHLLLFDSKGNKVLVFDTEEDGSFAFKFNNNYHLTLLAYNDNGEHVTIKETTLKKGNYYSQTPTKTIENKENIKSFIKNEKPLQKAIKQKAQISVGLEENKNGLDEVVVVGYSITRKKSFAGAASIVSSEEIASNGNSVLNALAGEVAGVNVINRSGQPGSAPTVRIRGFGSVSGNNQPLIVVDGVPYDSSALGDINPQLVNNVVILKDAAATSIYGCRGSNGVILINTKHGKYPNSSGAIKRLNNRDYKNYAVKQFYHYNQNYTNTPRSFYMPIYEGKNLPEERTDFRQTIYWNPVVQTNADGVAKIEFYNSDAVTSFKISAEGIGYNGLVGKADKLYATKKLLNIDIKTPNYMVLNDTISLPITITNETEKAMETNLKFLLPEHLKLVSSIDEKLNVEAKNAVTKTIEVIPIEKGRDLNISILAESEDYKDIIKKKVTILSPYFPTSLSLSGSESQLFDFEINHAVKNSITTEFNIYTDIVGDVMDGIESLIRQPYGCFEQTSSSTYPNIMVLKYLKEAGKSNPEIEAKALDFIKQGYKRLIGFETSKGGFEWFGHTPPHETLTAYGILEFTEMKEVYDGVSDKMISRTVDWLLSRKDGKGGFKKSKKGYDSFASSPTDVANAYIVYALSESGVNADYMLEYNTAYLDAVKINDTYKMALLAMTSHNLNKEENFKTLLTKIKTNIEEYGFEKIPVENTITRSYGNSKQIETVALTTLALMDEKNENTMLVTEGVDYLIKQRKNNRFGSTQATAMALKALINYTKSQKQKILEENDDITLVINGKSITKKLELSDDGKITINGFENYLKQGEQTIAVKFNNTKATFPYTLNVNWDSTLPDSSKACPLQLETTITGQNHMVGDNVSFNISVANTNAEPLGMVTTIVGIPSGTTAQPWQLKKILEENKVAFYEVFDNYLVFYWREFKASETKNIRLDLKADIAGHYQAPASTVYLYYGDENKNWISGNTVEIKD
- a CDS encoding OsmC family protein encodes the protein MAHKIVTHWQGGLTFESDNPSGKTVKMDTDIEGQTERFGLAPKAMMLSSLAGCSGLDVISILNKMNEEIDDFKIEVSGELTDEHPKYYHSVQVDYHFYGSDLNKKKCERAVNLSVEKYCGVMEMFRQFAKVETEIHFH
- the rsmI gene encoding 16S rRNA (cytidine(1402)-2'-O)-methyltransferase — its product is MKLYLVPTPIGNLKDITFRAIDVLKEADIILAEDTRTSGKLLKHFEISTHMQSHHMHNEHKTVNNLIEKLKSGLTIAVISDAGTPAISDPGFLLVRACVENNIEVECLPGATAFVPALVNSGLPNDKFVFEGFLPVKKGRQTRLLLLAEENRTMIFYESPHKLVKTLGHFCEYFGEDRLVSVSRELTKLYEETVRGTAKEVLEHYTNKPPKGEIVIVVGGKK
- a CDS encoding carboxymuconolactone decarboxylase family protein translates to MALVTPLSPEHDLETKALAEFFNETLGFCPNSVLTMQRRPAISKAFINLNKAVMANEGRVTSALKRMIAWVSSNATGCRYCQAHAIRAAERYGAEQEQLDNIWEYRTHPAFNEAERVALDFSLAASQVPNAVNAEIKERLYQHWDEGEIVEMLGVISLFGYLNRWNDSMGTDIETGAVESADQYLGKHGWEKGKHDGTKY